The sequence ACATAGAACTAATAGGAGCAGTACACCTTCTGGCAAATAGCTCCCACCATGAATTTGCTAAAGAGTGGGTGGATATAACATATAAGAATATATCTGAGGCAAGCAGGGAGTTTCTAAAAATCATACCAAAACTTCCCATGGCAGGCATAGAACTTTACAGCTTGTTTATCAGCACTAGGGATTTTGATGACGTGGAGGGTTTTTTACAGCGTATAGAGAAAACTAATGATCTTGACTTTATAAGTGAAGTCTATGACGTTGAAAGGGAAAAAGTAATAAGCATTAGAGAAAATCCAGAAGAACTACCTAAATTTATGGAAGACAACTACATGGTTGAAGAAGAGTGCAGGGAAGGGCTAGAATATATTTTATATGAAACAACATCCTTTAGAAGGGGTCTTGTAAAGGTATTAGGTGAAATATACAATCAACTCTTTACAGATAAGATAAAGACCCTTGAAGAACTATTCACCCATTCCATTGACAGTATAAATAACCAGCTAAAATCAAAGAAACCCCTGGTAGTCGCCCAAGAACTTATGGGCAAGACCTTTCACAGGGTGTTTCCATTTAAAGAATTTATTTTTATCCCATCTTATTTCTTAAGCCCCCATAGATTCAGAACATTTACCCCTGAGGTCCAAATTCTAATCTACGATGTAAGAAGGGACTGCCTGTACTTAAATGAAGTGGGGGAGAAGATAACAAATGCCATGAAGGTGCTGTCAGACAGGACAAGGCTAGAAATTGTACGGCAGCTTCTCCTTGGGCCTACCTACGGAAAGGTACTGGCATCAAGGCTAGATCTTACAACAGCCACAATCTCCCATCACCTAGAGCAACTTAGGGCTGTAGGCTTGATTGAGGAAGATAAGGTAAAGAATACAAAGTACTTTAATGTAAAAAAAGATGAATTAGAAAAACTCCTAGGTCAAATTAGCGACTATCTATATAATAAACTTTAAGACTAAAAGAATGTGTCAGGTAAACACCTGGCACATTCTTTTTAATTTTGTCTTATTGAGGATACCCTTGTGACAGTGTGGTTTGTTTTTGTCATTATTCTAATGAAATATAATTTCCAACTAATTTAACAATTTCGTAAAAACATAGTATTGACTAACCCAATCAATGGAAATATAATATAGCTATCTAATTAGATATATATCTTACAAGGGAGATGGTTATATGAATAAGGTAATTGAAGTTAAGAACTTAGTTCGAGAGTATGACTCAGCAAAGGGGATAATCAAAAAGGAAAATGTAAAGATTCAAGCACTTAAGGGCATTTCCTTTGACGTTAACAAAGGTGAAATATTTGGATTGCTTGGA comes from Alkalicella caledoniensis and encodes:
- a CDS encoding ArsR/SmtB family transcription factor, with amino-acid sequence MDIHKNIDVPKTTVLFSINIELIGAVHLLANSSHHEFAKEWVDITYKNISEASREFLKIIPKLPMAGIELYSLFISTRDFDDVEGFLQRIEKTNDLDFISEVYDVEREKVISIRENPEELPKFMEDNYMVEEECREGLEYILYETTSFRRGLVKVLGEIYNQLFTDKIKTLEELFTHSIDSINNQLKSKKPLVVAQELMGKTFHRVFPFKEFIFIPSYFLSPHRFRTFTPEVQILIYDVRRDCLYLNEVGEKITNAMKVLSDRTRLEIVRQLLLGPTYGKVLASRLDLTTATISHHLEQLRAVGLIEEDKVKNTKYFNVKKDELEKLLGQISDYLYNKL